Proteins from one Desulforegulaceae bacterium genomic window:
- the thiD gene encoding bifunctional hydroxymethylpyrimidine kinase/phosphomethylpyrimidine kinase: MSPTLPLKTALTIAGSDSSGGAGIQADLKTFQANMVFGMSVITAVTVQNTKGVQNVQNIDPEIVKGQIEVLFEDIKIDSVKIGMLSSIEVIESVKQGLFNKNNDFLVLDPVMISKSGFLLIAEDAIDKMIKELFPLSFIVTPNIHEASKIAGFEVQTLKDMENAAKSIFELGPKNVFVTGGHLTGEDCIDILYDGKSFHYFDSKKIITNNTHGTGCTLSSAIAANLAKGKELLVSLKNAKEYVTGAIKNSIPLGHGCGPTHHFFNYYKWKK, from the coding sequence TTAAAAACAGCCCTTACTATTGCTGGTTCAGACTCTTCTGGGGGTGCCGGGATTCAGGCTGATTTAAAAACTTTCCAGGCAAATATGGTTTTTGGAATGAGTGTGATCACTGCTGTTACTGTTCAAAATACAAAAGGGGTTCAAAATGTTCAAAACATTGATCCTGAAATTGTAAAAGGGCAGATAGAGGTTTTATTTGAAGATATTAAAATTGATTCAGTAAAAATTGGAATGCTTTCAAGTATTGAGGTTATTGAATCAGTAAAACAAGGACTTTTTAATAAAAACAATGATTTTCTTGTTCTTGATCCTGTGATGATATCAAAATCTGGTTTTCTTTTGATTGCTGAAGATGCCATAGATAAAATGATAAAAGAGCTTTTTCCCCTTTCTTTTATTGTTACTCCAAATATCCACGAAGCCTCAAAAATTGCAGGATTTGAAGTTCAAACTTTAAAAGATATGGAAAATGCCGCAAAATCAATTTTTGAACTTGGTCCAAAAAATGTTTTTGTTACAGGAGGGCATTTAACAGGGGAAGATTGTATAGATATCTTATATGATGGAAAAAGTTTTCATTACTTTGATTCCAAAAAAATTATAACAAACAACACCCATGGAACTGGATGTACTCTTTCTTCAGCAATTGCAGCCAATCTGGCAAAAGGAAAAGAACTTCTTGTAAGTTTAAAAAATGCCAAAGAATATGTTACAGGAGCCATTAAAAACTCAATTCCACTTGGTCATGGGTGCGGACCAACCCACCATTTTTTTAATTATTACAAATGGAAAAAATAA
- a CDS encoding class I SAM-dependent methyltransferase — MEKIKFIVYQNKSLYKKAEEIALNTSSSCVSMEEFLKIEDKGEFYFFVDRKVFEIRFSNMRSKGISVNFNSEKINYRIKTSTVRSPLARAVGLKGRMEKKPFIVDSTAGLGTDSFFLYCLGAKVVGFERNMFLFYLLEKGLENYFSLNKKTNDLLFVNSDSMNIFNELEKNKIKEKPDVIYLDPMYPLESKKKAKPKKELEVLRKIIGKDEDSSILFEKIYSNKNLKIVVKRPVNSAFISEKIKPSHQIQSRLVRYDVYLT; from the coding sequence ATGGAAAAAATAAAATTTATAGTTTATCAAAATAAAAGTTTGTATAAAAAAGCTGAAGAAATTGCCTTAAATACTTCATCTTCCTGTGTATCAATGGAAGAGTTTTTAAAAATTGAGGACAAAGGAGAGTTTTATTTTTTTGTAGATAGAAAAGTTTTTGAAATAAGATTTTCAAATATGAGATCAAAAGGTATTTCAGTTAATTTTAACAGCGAAAAAATAAATTATAGAATTAAAACCTCAACTGTTAGAAGTCCCCTGGCAAGAGCTGTAGGCCTTAAGGGCAGAATGGAAAAAAAACCTTTTATTGTTGATTCAACTGCAGGCCTTGGAACAGACTCTTTTTTTCTTTACTGCCTTGGTGCAAAGGTGGTTGGTTTTGAAAGAAATATGTTTTTGTTTTATCTTCTTGAAAAAGGCCTTGAAAATTACTTTTCCCTTAATAAAAAAACAAACGACCTTTTATTTGTAAATTCAGATTCAATGAACATATTTAATGAACTTGAAAAAAACAAAATAAAAGAAAAACCAGATGTGATTTATCTTGATCCTATGTATCCTCTTGAAAGTAAAAAAAAGGCAAAACCTAAAAAAGAACTTGAAGTATTAAGAAAAATTATTGGAAAAGATGAAGATTCATCAATTTTGTTTGAAAAAATTTATAGCAATAAAAATTTAAAAATAGTTGTAAAACGACCTGTAAACTCAGCTTTTATTTCAGAAAAAATAAAACCTTCCCATCAAATCCAATCAAGACTTGTCAGGTATGATGTTTATCTCACCTGA
- a CDS encoding AEC family transporter encodes MENFIITMTYLFSGMAIKKIPDFPVDTGKVLNLFVIYFALPALIFMKIPELEFDENLFITALIPWLCLVFSVAVILIFSKAFNWEKASTGCLLLLVPLGNTAFLGLPMVNAFYGEKGVPFALLYDQTGTFLAFTTYGSFILAVYGKKTAKPTFTNILKKIFLFPPFIALIIAFAFKNQPYPQTFTIIINSLAQTLVPLVMVAVGFQLSLRLGHNLKSKLIFGLLLKLLFMPLFALFICKLIGFNSFASKISVFQAGMPSMVTAAAMAIMADIEPELAAALVGTGIIISFATLPLVFNLINLL; translated from the coding sequence ATGGAAAATTTTATAATAACAATGACATATCTTTTTTCAGGAATGGCAATTAAAAAAATCCCTGATTTTCCTGTGGATACGGGAAAAGTTTTAAATCTTTTTGTAATTTATTTTGCCCTTCCCGCCCTTATTTTTATGAAAATCCCTGAACTTGAATTTGATGAAAATCTTTTTATAACAGCTCTGATTCCCTGGCTTTGCCTTGTTTTTTCTGTTGCCGTTATTTTAATATTTTCAAAAGCTTTTAATTGGGAAAAGGCTTCAACAGGATGCCTTCTTTTGCTTGTTCCGCTTGGGAACACTGCTTTTTTAGGGCTTCCCATGGTAAATGCATTTTATGGCGAAAAAGGGGTCCCTTTTGCTCTTTTGTATGATCAAACAGGAACTTTTCTTGCCTTTACAACCTATGGCTCATTTATTCTTGCAGTTTACGGAAAAAAAACTGCCAAGCCAACATTTACAAATATTTTAAAAAAAATATTCCTATTCCCGCCTTTTATAGCCCTTATCATAGCTTTTGCTTTTAAAAATCAGCCATACCCCCAGACCTTTACAATAATTATAAACTCACTTGCCCAGACCCTTGTCCCCCTTGTAATGGTAGCTGTTGGGTTTCAGCTTTCATTAAGACTTGGACATAACTTAAAATCAAAGCTTATTTTCGGGCTTTTATTAAAGCTTTTATTTATGCCTTTGTTTGCTCTTTTTATATGCAAATTAATAGGATTTAATTCCTTTGCTTCCAAAATCTCAGTTTTTCAGGCAGGAATGCCTTCAATGGTTACAGCCGCTGCCATGGCTATAATGGCAGATATTGAACCTGAGCTTGCAGCAGCTCTTGTTGGCACAGGAATTATCATAAGTTTTGCAACCCTGCCTTTGGTTTTTAATCTTATTAATTTGCTTTAA
- a CDS encoding CinA family nicotinamide mononucleotide deamidase-related protein, with protein MKAEIIATGKEILTGDLDDTNTNLITSKLTKKGVDVIFHHCCGDNETDLYNLILDASKRAELVIITGGLGPTIDDKTRFAVSKALDSPLSLNKKALQSIESYFLKRSFKMPEENMVQAMIPEDAGFIENKFGTAPGVYFKLGKAEFYCLPGVPYEMERMFEFFIDEKIKTQDFYISETFTVFGLPESKTGFLLSEFENYFPFNPSGSIVELGIQAVFPHIFVKLYGRGKDLSKLELKIRKAKDFIAKNLEGKIVSGSGKTLYEKTAKLLIENKLSLSVAESCTGGLIGNSFTDISGSSAFFKMSAITYSNESKVELLNVKTKTIEKFGAVSKECAMELALGARIKGKSDFGISTTGIAGPTGGVKDKPIGTVFIGISTSKGTKAFRFERDMKDRLLNKKLFSATAVYYLLKEIEKFV; from the coding sequence ATGAAAGCAGAAATTATAGCCACAGGAAAAGAAATTTTAACAGGTGATCTTGATGATACAAACACAAATCTGATTACATCAAAACTTACCAAAAAAGGAGTTGATGTAATTTTTCATCATTGTTGTGGAGACAATGAAACAGATCTTTATAATCTTATTCTGGATGCTTCCAAAAGAGCCGAGCTGGTTATTATAACAGGGGGCCTTGGTCCTACAATAGATGATAAAACAAGGTTTGCAGTTTCAAAAGCCCTTGATTCTCCCCTTAGTTTAAATAAAAAAGCTTTGCAGTCAATAGAAAGCTATTTTTTAAAAAGAAGCTTTAAAATGCCTGAAGAAAATATGGTTCAGGCCATGATCCCGGAAGATGCTGGTTTTATAGAAAATAAATTTGGAACAGCCCCCGGAGTTTATTTTAAATTAGGAAAAGCAGAGTTTTATTGTTTACCAGGAGTGCCTTATGAAATGGAAAGAATGTTTGAGTTTTTTATAGATGAAAAAATAAAAACCCAAGATTTTTATATTTCAGAAACATTTACTGTTTTTGGGCTTCCTGAATCAAAAACCGGTTTTCTTTTGTCAGAGTTTGAAAATTATTTTCCTTTTAATCCCTCGGGTTCAATTGTTGAATTAGGTATTCAGGCAGTTTTCCCCCATATTTTTGTAAAGCTCTACGGAAGAGGAAAGGACTTGTCAAAACTTGAACTTAAAATAAGAAAAGCCAAAGATTTTATAGCAAAAAATCTTGAGGGTAAAATTGTTTCAGGAAGTGGTAAAACCCTTTATGAAAAAACAGCTAAGTTATTAATTGAAAACAAGCTTTCTCTTTCAGTTGCAGAAAGCTGTACAGGCGGTTTAATTGGAAACAGCTTTACTGATATTTCAGGAAGTTCTGCTTTTTTTAAAATGTCGGCTATCACCTATTCAAATGAATCAAAAGTAGAACTTTTAAATGTAAAAACAAAAACCATAGAAAAATTTGGAGCAGTTTCAAAAGAATGTGCCATGGAACTTGCTCTAGGTGCAAGAATTAAAGGTAAATCTGATTTTGGTATTTCAACAACAGGAATTGCCGGACCAACAGGCGGGGTTAAAGACAAACCTATAGGTACTGTTTTTATAGGAATATCTACATCAAAGGGAACTAAAGCCTTTAGATTTGAAAGAGATATGAAAGACAGGCTTTTAAATAAAAAACTTTTTTCAGCAACAGCTGTTTATTATCTTTTAAAAGAAATTGAAAAATTTGTTTAA
- a CDS encoding alpha/beta hydrolase has translation MDNDFKFDCDSHGIDGLNLSFLDSGGKKTPLHFYHANGFPVSVYLPFMERLTNDFRVIGMGQRGQDSQTTGSTSWQSSATDLIDFIEKRVKLPIVGVGHSIGAVATMFAAARRPDLFKKIILIDPVMLPYRYIAYMAFIRIIGQKNAFILAKRARGRRNHWESRQDAYDYFKGKALFKNFKEEFLRSYITYGLKESEKGGVELVCPPEAEARVFENYPLYSWFWPRKLKTKTLLLRAEFSDVMFMPEQKRFIKQCKNSQAIVIKNSGHLIPMEKPDEVVNHIKDFVFQ, from the coding sequence ATGGATAATGATTTTAAATTTGATTGTGACTCCCATGGGATTGATGGTTTAAATTTAAGTTTTCTTGACAGTGGAGGTAAAAAAACACCTCTTCATTTTTATCATGCAAATGGTTTTCCAGTCAGTGTTTATCTCCCTTTCATGGAAAGACTTACCAATGATTTCAGAGTAATTGGAATGGGTCAAAGAGGCCAGGATTCACAAACAACAGGAAGCACCTCCTGGCAGAGTTCGGCAACTGATTTAATAGATTTTATTGAAAAAAGAGTAAAGCTTCCCATAGTTGGAGTAGGGCACAGCATAGGAGCTGTTGCAACCATGTTTGCAGCTGCAAGAAGACCGGATTTGTTTAAAAAAATTATTTTAATTGATCCAGTTATGCTTCCTTATAGATATATCGCCTATATGGCTTTTATAAGAATTATAGGACAAAAAAACGCATTTATTCTTGCAAAAAGGGCAAGGGGAAGAAGAAATCATTGGGAATCAAGACAAGATGCCTATGATTATTTTAAAGGAAAGGCTTTATTTAAAAATTTTAAGGAAGAATTTTTAAGATCATATATAACCTATGGCCTTAAAGAATCAGAAAAAGGCGGGGTAGAGCTTGTTTGCCCTCCAGAAGCTGAGGCAAGGGTTTTTGAAAATTATCCATTATATTCTTGGTTCTGGCCAAGGAAACTCAAAACAAAAACTTTGCTTTTAAGGGCTGAATTCTCAGATGTAATGTTTATGCCAGAGCAAAAAAGATTTATAAAACAATGTAAAAATTCCCAAGCCATTGTAATAAAAAATTCAGGTCATCTTATTCCAATGGAAAAGCCTGATGAAGTGGTTAATCATATAAAAGATTTTGTTTTTCAATAA
- a CDS encoding peptidylprolyl isomerase — MKSLVLFVLFIAGISLFSADNVSAEKNTKILLDTDMGEIEIVLYDKTKEHKENFLNLVNLGFYDDLLFHRIIKGFMIQGGDPQSKNAPKEKALGSGGPGYNVPAEIIPEYYHKKGAISAARTGDNVNPMRRSSGSQFFIVTGKVFKSDELEMYEQRLNTKFTEEQKHIYTTIGGAPMLDAQYTVFGEVVKGLDIVEKLEKVKTGSNDRPLEDVKIKTVKIIE; from the coding sequence ATGAAGTCATTGGTTTTGTTTGTTTTGTTTATTGCAGGAATCAGCCTTTTTTCAGCAGACAATGTTTCAGCTGAAAAAAACACAAAAATTCTCTTAGATACTGATATGGGAGAAATTGAAATTGTTTTGTATGATAAAACAAAAGAACATAAAGAAAATTTTTTAAATCTTGTGAATCTAGGGTTTTATGATGACCTTCTTTTTCATAGAATAATTAAAGGCTTTATGATTCAGGGCGGAGATCCCCAGTCAAAAAATGCACCTAAAGAAAAAGCCCTTGGTTCTGGAGGTCCTGGTTATAATGTTCCGGCTGAAATAATTCCTGAATACTACCATAAAAAAGGAGCTATTTCTGCTGCAAGAACAGGGGATAATGTCAATCCCATGAGAAGATCTTCAGGTTCCCAGTTTTTTATAGTTACTGGAAAGGTATTTAAAAGCGACGAACTTGAAATGTATGAACAAAGGCTTAATACAAAATTCACTGAAGAACAAAAACATATTTATACTACCATTGGAGGAGCTCCAATGCTTGATGCTCAGTACACAGTATTTGGTGAGGTTGTAAAAGGGCTGGATATAGTTGAAAAACTTGAAAAAGTTAAAACTGGCTCCAATGATCGCCCTCTTGAAGATGTGAAAATAAAAACAGTTAAAATTATTGAATAA
- a CDS encoding superoxide dismutase: MKNKIRLISSILFVLFFLMACSSEKKEKTIVHSKLNYSTNAFEPYISAKTIKLHHGVHYKNYVEKSNMLIDKFGFNGKSVAVILKKTKNKEKYFSLYNNLGQALNHEIYFNSLSPKPTTPSKQMIEMINKSFGSYENFKKEFIFAGSSHFASGWVWLVKNKDKLEIMTTSNADNPLTQGFVPIFTIDVWEHSYYLDYQNKKSDYMKDITKNLLNWDYADSVCFDLK, from the coding sequence ATGAAAAATAAAATCAGATTAATTTCATCAATTTTGTTTGTTTTGTTTTTTCTCATGGCTTGTTCCTCAGAAAAAAAAGAAAAAACTATTGTCCACTCAAAATTAAATTATAGTACAAATGCTTTTGAACCCTATATTTCAGCAAAAACTATCAAGCTTCACCACGGAGTTCATTATAAAAACTATGTTGAAAAATCAAATATGCTGATTGATAAGTTTGGGTTTAATGGGAAATCAGTGGCTGTAATTTTAAAGAAAACAAAAAATAAAGAAAAATATTTTTCTTTATACAATAATCTTGGGCAGGCATTAAACCATGAGATTTATTTTAATTCCCTTTCTCCTAAGCCAACAACTCCATCCAAGCAAATGATTGAAATGATAAACAAGTCTTTTGGTAGTTATGAAAACTTTAAAAAAGAATTTATTTTTGCTGGAAGCTCTCATTTTGCAAGTGGTTGGGTATGGCTTGTAAAAAACAAGGACAAACTTGAAATAATGACAACCTCAAATGCTGATAATCCTCTTACCCAGGGGTTTGTTCCAATTTTTACAATAGATGTTTGGGAACATTCTTATTATCTTGATTATCAAAATAAAAAATCAGATTATATGAAAGATATAACTAAAAATCTTCTTAACTGGGATTATGCGGATTCAGTTTGTTTTGATCTTAAATAA
- a CDS encoding PAS domain S-box protein — protein MRVEMINQKGAAFVGKDKETLSGRLCGDVFNCQYMFYGSQCGTNPKCSVCPLRDYVVSTFETGKTYTEEEGQMTFLLNGQETTMDILISTCLLKINNSKKVLLSLTDITERKSFETSLMESENRFSEMFEHMSSGGAVYEPIENGEDFVFKALNTAAEEISNIQRKDVLGKRLLEIFPMMDKSGLFSALKEVWKSGEPIHLNPFYYKDAFREGWRENRIYKLPSGEVVALFDDVTLRIEAESKIKESEIKYRRLFHKSNDGIVVLNLNGQILDTNFKIEKMLGYKKEELNQLSFQDLHPHFDLERPKKAFEKTKTKGHSRFETKLIKRNGTIIDVEVSSSIVDRETGTVQGIVRDLTDKKKMEKRVIQAQKMESIGNLAGGIAHDFNNLLFLIIGISEMLLEDLPPESFHYENVQKILKAGERGAGLVKQILSFSRQDKYIKTPVRVQQIVEEVIKLIQSTIPANIEIRNYLQPDCGLVMADPTQLHQIAMNLIINALVISDMNMPGITGVQLAKAMLAIRSDLPIIICTGFSDLVSEKMCEDIGIKGFLMKPIIMSEMTKEVRRVLDEAKYQNQT, from the coding sequence ATAAGGGTTGAAATGATAAATCAAAAAGGTGCTGCTTTTGTTGGCAAGGATAAAGAAACTCTTTCAGGCCGTCTTTGCGGAGATGTTTTTAATTGTCAGTATATGTTTTACGGTAGCCAATGTGGTACAAATCCAAAATGTTCAGTTTGTCCTTTGAGAGACTATGTAGTGTCAACTTTTGAAACTGGAAAGACCTATACTGAAGAAGAGGGGCAGATGACCTTTTTGTTAAATGGACAAGAGACCACCATGGATATTCTTATTTCCACTTGTCTTTTAAAAATAAATAACAGCAAAAAGGTTTTACTTTCCTTGACAGATATAACTGAACGTAAATCTTTTGAAACATCTTTGATGGAAAGCGAGAATCGATTTTCAGAAATGTTTGAACATATGTCCAGTGGTGGTGCTGTTTATGAACCAATAGAAAATGGTGAAGACTTTGTTTTTAAAGCATTAAACACAGCTGCAGAAGAAATATCCAATATTCAAAGAAAAGACGTTCTTGGCAAAAGATTGTTGGAAATATTTCCCATGATGGACAAGTCTGGTTTGTTTAGTGCTTTAAAGGAAGTTTGGAAATCAGGTGAGCCAATTCACTTGAACCCATTCTATTATAAAGATGCTTTTCGGGAGGGTTGGAGAGAAAACAGGATTTATAAACTACCTTCGGGAGAGGTGGTGGCATTGTTTGATGATGTTACATTAAGAATTGAGGCAGAATCAAAAATTAAAGAAAGTGAAATAAAATATCGAAGATTATTTCACAAATCTAATGACGGGATAGTTGTGCTCAACCTTAACGGACAAATTCTTGACACTAATTTCAAGATAGAAAAGATGTTGGGTTATAAAAAAGAGGAACTTAACCAATTGAGTTTCCAAGATTTGCATCCTCATTTTGATTTGGAAAGACCAAAAAAAGCTTTTGAAAAAACAAAAACAAAAGGCCATTCAAGATTTGAAACAAAGCTTATCAAACGTAATGGAACAATAATTGACGTTGAGGTCAGTTCAAGTATTGTTGACAGGGAAACCGGCACTGTTCAAGGTATTGTCCGGGATCTGACTGATAAAAAGAAAATGGAAAAACGTGTAATTCAAGCACAAAAAATGGAATCCATAGGTAACCTGGCCGGGGGCATTGCCCATGATTTCAATAACCTGCTATTTCTAATTATAGGAATATCTGAAATGCTTTTGGAAGATTTGCCGCCAGAAAGTTTTCATTATGAAAATGTTCAGAAAATATTAAAGGCAGGGGAAAGAGGGGCAGGTCTTGTTAAGCAGATCCTTTCTTTCAGTCGTCAAGATAAATATATAAAAACCCCGGTTAGAGTTCAGCAAATTGTTGAAGAAGTTATTAAACTAATCCAGTCGACTATTCCAGCAAATATAGAAATTAGAAATTATCTTCAACCTGATTGTGGATTAGTTATGGCTGACCCGACTCAGCTACATCAAATTGCCATGAATCTTATTATCAACGCTCTTGTTATTTCAGATATGAATATGCCTGGTATAACGGGCGTTCAGCTTGCAAAAGCAATGCTGGCAATAAGGTCAGACCTACCAATTATCATTTGTACTGGCTTTAGTGATCTTGTGAGTGAAAAAATGTGCGAAGATATTGGTATTAAGGGATTTTTAATGAAGCCCATTATTATGTCAGAAATGACAAAAGAAGTACGTAGAGTATTGGATGAAGCCAAGTACCAAAACCAGACCTGA
- a CDS encoding DUF3365 domain-containing protein — protein MNQKFDFAVPEYFINDLNSFKYYIWGMVALWTVIIGALFIFNSISIKKAFSSLARLEAVVSFNKDTVYRRWATMHGGVYMPITENTPPNPYLNVQERDISTPSGKQLTLVNPAYMTRQVHELGKEQYGLQGYITSLNPLNPENIPDPWEAKALKSFENGKTEKASIETINNIPYFRFIRAFVVEEGCLKCHGHQGYKVGEVLGGISLAVPMEPYLESAYRGRTQAAQGLGVLWFIGVGVLWAGMGYIQNRIREREKAEQERDLYVKELQEAWSEVKTLSGLLPICSFCKKIRDDKGYWNSIESYIHKHSEAKFSHGICQECIKKHYSDYDINDNKSKKDDEPIKN, from the coding sequence ATGAACCAAAAATTTGATTTTGCAGTACCAGAATATTTTATAAATGACTTAAATAGTTTCAAATATTATATTTGGGGCATGGTGGCTTTGTGGACGGTGATTATTGGAGCCTTGTTCATATTTAACTCCATCAGCATAAAAAAAGCGTTTTCTTCCCTGGCTCGCCTGGAAGCAGTTGTCAGTTTTAATAAAGATACTGTTTACCGCCGTTGGGCAACCATGCATGGAGGTGTTTATATGCCGATTACAGAAAACACACCCCCAAATCCATATTTAAATGTTCAAGAGCGGGATATCTCAACTCCTTCAGGGAAACAACTCACTCTTGTTAATCCAGCTTATATGACCCGACAAGTTCACGAGTTGGGCAAGGAACAATACGGACTTCAAGGCTATATCACGAGTTTAAATCCACTTAATCCAGAAAATATACCTGATCCTTGGGAAGCCAAGGCTCTGAAATCTTTTGAAAATGGAAAAACAGAGAAAGCATCTATTGAAACAATAAACAATATTCCCTATTTTCGATTTATTCGAGCATTTGTTGTGGAAGAAGGTTGTTTAAAATGCCATGGACATCAAGGATATAAAGTTGGTGAAGTTCTAGGGGGAATAAGCCTGGCTGTGCCCATGGAGCCTTACCTGGAATCCGCATACAGGGGTAGGACACAAGCTGCCCAAGGCTTGGGAGTCCTTTGGTTTATAGGAGTTGGGGTGCTATGGGCAGGGATGGGATATATACAAAATAGAATTCGAGAAAGAGAAAAGGCAGAGCAGGAACGAGATCTATATGTTAAGGAGCTTCAGGAAGCATGGTCTGAAGTAAAAACTTTAAGCGGCCTTCTTCCCATTTGCTCTTTTTGTAAAAAAATTCGAGATGATAAAGGTTATTGGAACTCAATTGAAAGCTATATCCACAAACACTCTGAGGCAAAATTCAGCCATGGGATCTGCCAGGAGTGCATAAAAAAACATTACTCTGATTATGATATCAATGACAATAAGTCTAAAAAAGACGATGAACCAATAAAGAATTGA